The Triticum dicoccoides isolate Atlit2015 ecotype Zavitan chromosome 6A, WEW_v2.0, whole genome shotgun sequence genome has a window encoding:
- the LOC119316085 gene encoding LOW QUALITY PROTEIN: wall-associated receptor kinase-like 3 (The sequence of the model RefSeq protein was modified relative to this genomic sequence to represent the inferred CDS: deleted 1 base in 1 codon; substituted 1 base at 1 genomic stop codon), whose amino-acid sequence MSAWPLTLASAMFSAAVVVAALLPPLCAVARAPAPAATQGGSGCTTHCGNISIPYPFGVEPGCYHESGFNLTCNQSYSPPHLFLGDGTVQVLDIDLPNGTVRINSTSLDILYDDIGNVSRLTWRAGGLGYAGDGPYFVAGAGQNNLVALGCGVQVILLGQNNTLVSSCSPFCPGTGYMDMGTCSGISCCQAAILEDRASYGLQVQRVGFGDYRYRVNVLIVESDYLLNLTEYSYQNNAYTAPTMXPGRSTDRYVIPVGRRLRAAVITVSAKTTPQFLIKVFFMVMRTMVILVIINGITAVIQIIKATRSRSSLHQEVSDLDLESLHHAISTNVIIQTSIHVTAIAETHTENMIVSALLASWAMLLHQMDVKTLTNVNTRKHIHVMESASICLGHSIAGVKMLPEINNFVFSSMIPYFTGLGIGLVASGSSIILLLVLATPFIARKMKLNRANKLKRRLFKQNHGLLLQQLISQKTDFGERMIIPLLDLEKATNNFDRTREAGGGGHGVVYKGILDLQVVAIKKSKIVVQREIDDFINEVAILSQINHRNVVKLIGCCLETEVPLLVYEFISNGTLDHHLHVEGPMSLSWDDRTRIALEVARALSYLHSAASMPIYHRDIKSTNILLDDNLTAKVSDFGASRYIPIDQTGVTTAVQGTIELLTRRKPCLYRSGGNDGVSLVSHFVSLLAEGNLDEIIDPQLIEEENGEVQEVAMLAAMCIKLKGEERPTMREVEMKLEILRVNMRAAPDTAAPRRYDGGQDGSLWMPAEGVVVEASRQYTMEEEILLSASYPR is encoded by the exons ATGAGTGCCTGGCCGTTGACCCTCGCCAGCGCAATGTTCTCTGCCGCTGTTGTGGTTGCCGCGCTGCTGCCGCCGTTGTGCGCCGTGGCGCGTGCACCGGCTCCGGCAGCTACCCAGGGGGGGAGTGGCTGCACCACCCACTGCGGCAACATCAGCATCCCGTACCCGTTCGGGGTGGAGCCTGGCTGCTACCACGAGAGCGGCTTCAACCTCACCTGCAACCAGTCCTACAGCCCGCCCCATCTCTTCCTCGGCGACGGCACCGTACAGGTGCTCGACATCGATCTGCCCAACGGCACGGTGCGTATCAACAGCACCTCGCTGGATATCCTCTATGACGACATCGGAAACGTAAGCCGCCTCACATGGCGCGCCGGCGGCCTGGGATACGCCGGCGACGGGCCATACTTTGTTGCCGGAGCAGGGCAGAACAACTTAGTAGCACTCGGATGCGGCGTCCAAGTCATCCTCTTGGGACAGAACAACACCCTTGTCAGCTCTTGCTCTCCTTTCTGCCCGGGCACAGGTTACATGGATATGGGGACCTGCTCCGGCATCAGCTGCTGCCAGGCAGCCATACTTGAGGATCGCGCTTCCTACGGACTCCAGGTTCAACGGGTTGGTTTCGGTGATTATAGATACCGGGTCAATGTGTTAATTGTGGAATCGGACTATTTGCTTAACTTGACGGAGTATTCTTATCAAAATAACGCGTACACAGCCCCCACAATG TGACCTGGGCGATCAACAGATCGATATGTGATACCAGTGGGTCGTCGCCTTCGTGCCGCAGTGATCACAGTTTCTGCCAAAACTACACCACAGTTTTTGATCAAGGTCTTCTTtatggttatgaggacgatggtgATCCTGGTGATCATCAACGGCATAACTGCAG TAATACAAATCATCAAAGCCACTAGATCTAGAAGCTCACTCCACCAAGAGGTATCCGATCTGGACCTTGAGAGCCTCCACCATGCA ATATCAACGAATGTGATTATCCAGACATCTATCCATGTTACGGCAATTGCAGAAACACACACGGAGAATATGATTGTCAGTGCCCTCCTGGCTTCATGGGCAATGCTTCtacaccaaatggatgtgaag ACATTGACGAATGTAAACACAAGGAAACATATCCATGTTATGGAATCTGCATCAATTTGCCTGGGACATTCCATTGCCGGTGTCAAGATG TTGCCCGAAATTAACAACTTTGTATTTTCGTCTATGATACCATATTTTACAGGTTTGGGCATAGGTCTTGTGGCTAGTGGCAGCTCAATCATTTTACTTTTAGTGCTCGCCACCCCATTTATAGCACGCAAAATGAAGTTAAATAGGGCAAACAAACTGAAAAGAAGATTGTTCAAGCAAAATCATGGGTTGCTATTGCAACAACTAATATCCCAGAAAACAGATTTTGGTGAAAGGATGATCATTCCTTTGTTGGATCTAGAGAAGGCCACAAACAATTTTGATAGAACTCGTGAGGCTGGCGGCGGAGGCCATGGTGTTGTGTATAAAGGAATTTTAGACCTACAGGTTGTCGCCATCAAGAAATCCAAGATCGTCGTACAGAGAGAAATCGATGACTTCATAAACGAGGTTGCAATTCTTTCCCAAATCAACCATAGAAATGTTGTTAAGCTAATCGGATGTTGTCTTGAGACAGAAGTCCCATTACTAGTTTatgagttcatttcaaatggtaCTCTTGATCACCATCTTCATGTTGAAGGCCCAATGTCACTGTCATGGGATGATCGAACAAGGATTGCGCTTGAAGTTGCTAGAGCTCTTTCTTATCTCCATTCTGCTGCTTCGATGCCAATTTATCACAGGGATATTAAATCAACCAACATACTTCTTGATGATAATTTGACAGCAAAGGTATCAGACTTTGGAGCTTCAAGATACATCCCAATCGACCAAACCGGGGTGACTACAGCCGTGCAAGGAACGATAG AACTCCTAACTAGAAGAAAACCATGCCTCTACCGTAGTGGTGGCAACGACGGTGTTAGTCTCGTTTCACATTTTGTTTCACTACTCGCAGAAGGCAACCTTGATGAGATAATAGATCCTCAACTCATAGAAGAGGAAAATGGGGAAGTCCAGGAGGTAGCTATGCTAGCAGCGATGTGCATTAAATTGAAGGGAGAAGAGCGGCCTACCATGAGGGAAGTGGAGATGAAACTTGAAATTCTGAGAGTTAACATGCGTGCGGCACCTGATACTGCTGCACCAAGGAGATATGATGGAGGTCAAGATGGATCTCTATGGATGCCAGCTGAAGGAGTTGTTGTGGAAGCAAGCAGGCAATACACTATGGAGGAAGAAATATTATTGTCTGCAAGTTATCCTCGATGA